The genomic DNA CGTGCCCGGCGAATCGTCCGACCCCGAGAACTTGACCAGCACATGCTGCTGCGCGCCATCGGCTCGCTGCCGCAGGGTCGTGAACTTCGGGAACTCGCCGCCGGCCGAGGATCCGGCCACCCCCGGTTCCAGCGCCTGCGAAGCAAGCCTCGGATACTCCCTGGCCAGCTTCGAATCCGGCAACCCCGCAGGTGAGTCACCGGATTTCACGCGCTGCACCTGGTCGAGCCACAAGCGGCAGGCCGGCGCGCCCACCAGCAGATCGCCCGCGGTGTCCGCGCCCAGGATCGACAGCGCGTACAACACATCGTCGTTCGACCAGGCCGTCGGATCCTCGCCGACCTGGAGTACCGCAGCGTGTTGCCGCGCGAACGTGCGGCCCATGAAGCCCTGCGGCCGCATGTCCTGCATCGGATACGGCAAGCCTTCGAACCAGCCATCCTGCATCTCCCCGTCGAGCGGCCATCCGAAGTCGCCGCTGTAGCTGAGGGCCGTGCCGTCGGGGTGGACCAAGTCCAGCGCCGCAATCTGCTCGGGCGTCCCTTCCTGGTCGATGCGAAAAAGCGGCAGCGACTCCAGCGACCCGCGCAGCGCGCGCCTGGCTGCGTACTTCGTGCGACGCGCTCGCCCCCGCACGATGAGCGCGCCCTCCGCGGCCCGCGCAGCCCGGCTCAACGTCGGCCGGCTCGCCCGCATCAGCTCGGCGAGCCTGTTGGCCGGCTGCGGGCCTTTCGCACGAAGAAGGGTGACTGGGTCGATCGGCATGGTGAAACAATTTCTTGCGTCAATACCTCTCCATTTCTCAAAGGGAAAAGTTCTGACGCATCTCGACAGTATGAATCGATTTATGAAACGATTCTATCGACAAAGCCAAGATGGAAGCCGTTGCTAATAACCGACACCACAACCCACCAAGCAGCGCTAACTTTGCATCATGAACCAACGCATCTGGGATATCTCGCCGCCGGTGCATGAAGGCGCCCCGGTCTTCCCCGGCGACACGCCCTACCGGCAGCGCTGGGCCGCGACGATCGCGCCCGGCTGCCCGGTCAATGTCAGCGAGATCACGCTGTCGCCGCATGTCGGCGCGCATGCCGATGCGCCGCTGCATTACGACCCGGCAGGCGCCACCATTGGCGAAGTCGAACTCGCACCCTACCTCGGCCCGTGCCGCGTGATCCATGCGATCGCATGCGGACCACTGGTCGAATGGACGCACCTCGCGCATGCGACCGACCGCCTGCCGCCGCGCGTGCTGGTGCGCACCTATGCGCAGGCGCCGGTCGAGCGCTGGGATGGCGACCTCGCCGCATTCGCGCCCGCCACCATCGAACGGCTCGCGGCACTCGGCGTAACGCTGATCGGCATCGACACCGCAAGCATCGACCCGGCCGACAGCAAGACGCTCGACAGCCACCAGGCCATCCGCCGCCTCGGCCTGCGCGTGCTCGAGAACCTCGTGCTCGACGACGTGGCCGAGGGCGACTACGAACTCATCGCATTGCCGCTCAAGCTCGTGAGCGCCGATGCTTCCCCCGTGCGTGCGATCCTGCGCGAACTTCCATCCGATCGACCATGAACCTCGACGACTGCCGGCGCCTCGATGCGCAAGACCCTCTCGCCGCCCTGCGCGGCCAGTT from Variovorax sp. PBL-E5 includes the following:
- the yjjJ gene encoding type II toxin-antitoxin system HipA family toxin YjjJ, with amino-acid sequence MPIDPVTLLRAKGPQPANRLAELMRASRPTLSRAARAAEGALIVRGRARRTKYAARRALRGSLESLPLFRIDQEGTPEQIAALDLVHPDGTALSYSGDFGWPLDGEMQDGWFEGLPYPMQDMRPQGFMGRTFARQHAAVLQVGEDPTAWSNDDVLYALSILGADTAGDLLVGAPACRLWLDQVQRVKSGDSPAGLPDSKLAREYPRLASQALEPGVAGSSAGGEFPKFTTLRQRADGAQQHVLVKFSGSDDSPGTQRWSDLLVCEHLAGRALEEHAGIATARSRVYAHAGRTFLEVDRFDRHGTLGRSGMVSWFALNHAFVGSAGRPWAQAVQPLAQKGWLETQDLGRILRVWLFGQLIGNTDMHDGNLSFVPSRQGDTHVLQLALIYDMLPMAYAPVPGVELPPRNYAPRLPLPADAVAWQDAARAAVAFWALAAADRRISAAFRRICSDNEALLGKLAAR
- the kynB gene encoding arylformamidase, translating into MNQRIWDISPPVHEGAPVFPGDTPYRQRWAATIAPGCPVNVSEITLSPHVGAHADAPLHYDPAGATIGEVELAPYLGPCRVIHAIACGPLVEWTHLAHATDRLPPRVLVRTYAQAPVERWDGDLAAFAPATIERLAALGVTLIGIDTASIDPADSKTLDSHQAIRRLGLRVLENLVLDDVAEGDYELIALPLKLVSADASPVRAILRELPSDRP